The Streptomyces sp. NBC_01426 genome includes a region encoding these proteins:
- a CDS encoding 7-carboxy-7-deazaguanine synthase QueE, whose translation MTTFEPIDIDPAASDAALRLIVAECFGVKVPTFQGEGPSCGHPALFIRLSRCNLSCTKCDTKYTWDWDHFDPRKESTKQTAADLVAWVTSSPVELIVITGGEPLLQQARLVPLVQGLLAAGKRVEFETNGTIAPVPELVVDGVRFNVSPKIASFGMDEAKSVVPTVLEAFAASGRATFKFVASSVADLDRIAELADSHRLTPVWVMPEGTTADEITATTRVLADAVAARHWYFTTRLHVLAFTDARGR comes from the coding sequence GTGACCACCTTCGAGCCGATCGACATCGACCCGGCGGCAAGCGACGCCGCACTCCGGCTGATCGTCGCGGAGTGCTTCGGCGTCAAGGTGCCGACCTTCCAGGGAGAGGGCCCGAGCTGCGGGCACCCCGCCCTGTTCATCCGCCTGTCCCGATGCAACCTCAGCTGCACCAAGTGCGACACGAAGTACACGTGGGACTGGGACCACTTCGACCCCCGCAAGGAGTCGACGAAGCAGACGGCGGCGGACCTCGTGGCCTGGGTCACGTCCTCACCGGTGGAGCTGATCGTGATCACCGGTGGGGAGCCGCTGCTCCAGCAGGCCCGCCTGGTGCCGCTCGTCCAGGGACTGCTGGCCGCCGGGAAGCGGGTGGAGTTCGAGACGAACGGCACCATCGCGCCCGTCCCGGAGCTGGTGGTCGACGGGGTCCGCTTCAACGTGTCGCCCAAGATCGCCAGTTTCGGCATGGACGAAGCCAAGAGCGTGGTGCCCACCGTGCTCGAGGCGTTCGCAGCGTCCGGGCGAGCGACGTTCAAGTTCGTCGCCTCCTCGGTGGCCGACCTCGACCGCATCGCCGAGCTCGCCGATTCGCACCGGCTGACGCCGGTGTGGGTGATGCCCGAGGGCACCACCGCAGACGAGATCACCGCCACGACCCGGGTCCTCGCTGACGCGGTCGCGGCCCGGCACTGGTACTTCACCACCCGGCTGCACGTGTTGGCCTTCACGGACGCGCGAGGCCGCTGA
- the folE gene encoding GTP cyclohydrolase I translates to MTTSVTGPEAALSAAVPAPARSAPGIDTNRVAGLIAQLLVELGEDPTRDGLTGTPGRVAAWWKAFLSPDGAAVDTCFTESQLSGQLVIVGGMNVWSLCEHHMLPMSLEVTAGYVPDGEVLGLSKFGRIAQRFAGRLQVQERFTRQLFGYLTDVIGREDVAVRVRGTHLCMSMRGVRMDAARTTTLQVGGRFKSDPVLSQQFLTLAAAQ, encoded by the coding sequence ATGACGACGTCAGTCACCGGCCCTGAGGCGGCCCTGAGTGCCGCCGTACCCGCACCCGCCCGGTCCGCGCCGGGCATCGACACCAACCGCGTCGCCGGCCTGATCGCCCAGCTCCTGGTCGAGCTGGGCGAGGATCCCACCCGGGACGGGCTGACCGGCACCCCGGGCCGCGTCGCGGCCTGGTGGAAGGCGTTCCTGTCCCCCGACGGCGCCGCAGTGGACACCTGCTTCACCGAATCCCAGCTGAGCGGCCAGCTGGTCATCGTGGGCGGCATGAACGTCTGGTCGCTGTGTGAGCACCACATGCTGCCCATGAGCCTGGAGGTCACCGCCGGATATGTACCGGACGGTGAGGTGCTGGGCCTGTCCAAATTCGGGCGGATCGCACAGCGCTTCGCTGGTCGGCTCCAGGTCCAGGAACGCTTCACCCGCCAACTCTTCGGATACCTCACCGACGTGATCGGGCGCGAGGACGTCGCCGTCCGCGTACGCGGTACGCACCTGTGCATGAGCATGCGGGGCGTGCGGATGGATGCCGCCCGCACCACCACGTTGCAGGTGGGCGGACGGTTCAAAAGCGACCCGGTGCTCTCCCAGCAGTTCCTCACCCTCGCCGCCGCCCAGTGA
- a CDS encoding 6-pyruvoyl trahydropterin synthase family protein, with translation MDLSSVQLPPGAFTIGKKFGFEAGHRLLGLAPEHKCARQHGHSYEVEVLLTAPTLEGPGFVTDFGALAPFKEFLAAELDHRNLHEILPFEPTSERLAQFLAGWVIQNLQPKIPGRLVAVLVRETASSWARFDVEER, from the coding sequence ATGGATTTGAGTTCCGTTCAGCTGCCGCCCGGGGCCTTCACCATCGGCAAGAAGTTCGGATTCGAGGCCGGCCACCGCCTTCTCGGGCTGGCGCCCGAGCACAAGTGCGCCCGCCAGCACGGCCACAGCTACGAGGTCGAGGTCCTCCTGACCGCCCCCACCCTGGAGGGGCCCGGCTTCGTGACGGACTTCGGCGCGCTCGCCCCGTTCAAGGAGTTCCTGGCCGCCGAGCTGGACCACCGCAACCTGCACGAGATCCTCCCCTTCGAGCCGACCTCGGAGCGCCTGGCTCAGTTCCTGGCCGGCTGGGTCATCCAGAACCTCCAGCCCAAGATCCCCGGCCGCCTGGTCGCCGTCCTGGTACGCGAGACGGCGAGCAGCTGGGCTCGCTTCGACGTGGAGGAGCGGTGA